Proteins encoded by one window of Aphidius gifuensis isolate YNYX2018 linkage group LG2, ASM1490517v1, whole genome shotgun sequence:
- the LOC122849480 gene encoding cuticle protein 8-like, with protein MVFKLVSLFALVAVASASYNPFVPITYTSGAPFVNAAYTSYRPLATGVAYTSGVSLANINYASYAPATYTASAPLAAYASYAPVSYTPSAPVHYVAPVVKYVAPTVVVANATEEPFDSHPKYSFNYNVEDSKTGDYKSQEETRDGDMVKGSYSFIESDGTKRTVDYTANDADGFNAVVKNEQVTGTLVKSTPVVADSVLSSTAKVEDKTEEYYQSTPVFQTSPFSHAYIAPIAAPLQWF; from the exons ATGGTATTCaag TTAGTCAGTCTTTTTGCCTTGGTGGCTGTAGCAAGTGCTAGTTACAATCCATTTGTACCAATTACTTATACATCAGGTGCACCTTTTGTTAATGCTGCTTACACTTCATACAGACCACTTGCTACAGGTGTTGCTTACACATCAGGTGTATCATTGGCTAATATTAATTATGCTTCATATGCACCAGCAACATACACTGCAAGTGCACCATTAGCTGCTTATGCTTCATATGCACCAGTTTCATACACTCCAAGTGCACCAGTACATTATGTTGCACCAGTTGTCAAATATGTTGCACCTACAGTTGTTGTTGCCAATGCAACTGAAGAACCATTTGATTCACATCCAAAATACAGCTTCA ATTATAATGTAGAAGACTCTAAAACTGGAGATTATAAAAGCCAAGAAGAAACACGTGATGGTGATATGGTCAAGGGTAGTTATTCATTCATAGAGAGTGATGGAACAAAAAGAACTGTTGATTATACAGCCAATGATGCTGATGGATTCAATGCTGTTGTTAAAAATGAACAAGTTACAGGTACTCTTGTAAAATCTACACCAGTTGTTGCAGATAGTGTTTTATCTTCAACAGCTAAAGTTGAAGATAAAACTGAGGAATACTATCAATCAACTCCAGTTTTTCAAACATCACCATTTTCACATGCTTATATTGCTCCAATTGCTGCTCCACTTCAATGGTTCTGA
- the LOC122849007 gene encoding IAA-leucine resistant 2-like has protein sequence MSNPHKIENYMAIPNTRFPLILIRRPAVSTFVPTAFNYYQAIHYMDDLILTSFFSEKTGFVWHPFLSRLYFGALFYIQTRRAALYANYGSQVEKAKTRELLESFPPERLPIPGPLVPMLQCIAAAETEYPGYGTIIPYIPDRAGPLVGHLIPTDTSMLALPNLPVIAGFLNTIITAENDEIPDYTIPATFSNAEDHIINGYEFPNLHWNDSMRNVLLQPGMAHTPETLPDIDALINANGADLKIPIINAQTDLRSTSSYFLLDDTEWLEALIPTMAAYCSFFKESGNLGNCSPSGPTAGLVCSKLTLLTSDTAAANLANTLTSAFPDRYPYSLVYQYRSTESIIPQPYMAMGQYAAINTSCEYHGMADWARINLPNDGRTGPYWDIAPPRLEQLNNNCFGEIQQIIRSCYYIEDPSP, from the coding sequence ATGTCAAATCCACACAAGATAGAGAACTACATGGCAATCCCAAACACACGCTTTCCATTGATACTGATAAGAAGACCAGCTGTCTCAACTTTTGTACCAActgcatttaattattatcaagctATCCATTACATGGACGATTTGATATTAACGAGCTTTTTCTCTGAAAAGACGGGCTTTGTCTGGCACCCTTTTCTCTCACGGTTGTACTTCGGAGCATTGTTTTACATACAAACTCGGCGTGCTGCTTTATATGCCAACTATGGCTCACAGGTAGAGAAAGCAAAAACCAGGGAATTGCTTGAATCTTTTCCTCCAGAAAGATTGCCAATACCAGGACCACTCGTACCAATGCTTCAATGCATTGCTGCTGCTGAAACCGAATATCCAGGGTATGGAACTATTATTCCATACATCCCTGACAGAGCTGGACCACTAGTAGGACATTTAATTCCAACTGACACATCCATGCTTGCGTTACCAAACCTACCAGTTATTGCTGGATTTTTGAACACCATCATCACGGCAGAAAACGATGAAATACCTGACTACACGATACCTGCGACTTTCTCAAATGCGGAAGATCATATTATCAATGGCTATGAATTTCCAAATCTCCATTGGAATGACAGTATGCGCAACGTTCTCCTTCAACCAGGAATGGCTCACACTCCTGAAACTCTACCAGATATTGACGCACTTATTAATGCTAATGGagctgatttaaaaattccaatcaTCAATGCACAAACTGATCTAAGGTCAACAAGTAGTTACTTTTTACTTGATGATACAGAGTGGCTTGAAGCCTTAATTCCAACAATGGCTGCTtattgtagtttttttaaGGAATCAGGGAACTTGGGAAACTGCTCTCCATCCGGACCAACAGCAGGATTAGTATGTTCCAAGTTAACTTTACTGACCAGCGACACCGCTGCAGCAAATTTAGCTAACACTCTAACTTCAGCCTTTCCTGATCGCTATCCTTACTCTCTCGTTTACCAATATCGCTCAACAGAGAGTATTATTCCACAGCCTTATATGGCGATGGGACAATACGCCGCTATCAACACCAGCTGCGAATACCATGGAATGGCCGACTGGGCACGCATCAACCTTCCTAATGATGGACGAACTGGACCATACTGGGACATAGCACCACCACGACTCGAACAACTAAACAACAACTGCTTTGGCGAAATCCAACAAATAATAAGATCTTGTTATTATATCGAAGATCCATCACCATAA
- the LOC122849009 gene encoding uncharacterized protein LOC122849009: MLSLLRQPFIKSVKIAQFAVKNFSQPIPKVLQRSYGSYGISQRQAEPYTKHHHVTMQQCNFHRTFVAWLLLMFFLIHIIPDKKSNQKSTEQKSIEQKSINKNVNTIYIHNGRIDINQKKDKLTVEIHLNV, translated from the exons ATGTTGAGCTTATTACGTCAGCCATTCATAAAATCTGTTAAAATCGCACAGT ttgctgttaaaaatttttcgcaACCGATTCCAAAAGTACTTCAAAGATCATATGGATCATATGGAATATCTCAGAGACAAGCTGAGCCCTACACGAAACATCACCACGTAACCATGCAACAATGCAATTTCCACCGTACTTTTGTTGCatggttgttgttgatgtttttcTTAATCCACATTATa CCAGACAAAAAGTCAAACCAAAAGTCAACAGAACAAAAGTCAATAGAACAAaagtcaattaataaaaatgttaatacaATCTATATACATAATGGCCGTATAGATATAAACCAAAAGAAGGATAAATTGACAGTTGAAATACATCTTAATGTTTGA
- the LOC122849479 gene encoding gustatory receptor for sugar taste 64f-like has protein sequence MAKILPYSFSHKTLASKNNILPYNRVVNMDFRDLPKTSVDFFHQRDFDYFYDAMRPVLQAGRIFGLIPVLTTDNNREMPIFRVKSLWTWYSLVATGLAEKYKCVNKTVINMIISNQYNINWSQIREIYAILSNLVKKTDIVISPLIILSFSANLYSICKQFFSGFLLQGNITLGDVYFFGSFCFILGRTIAVTISAAQINTHSKELLSVLFYCPVSTLNVEPQWLQNQLAIDEVALTGMKFFSVTRKFMLSVVGTIVTYEVILLQFNSSKKE, from the exons atgGCAAAAATATTGCCATATTCGTTTTCTCATAAAACACTTgcttctaaaaataatattttaccatATAATCGAGTTGTTAATATGGATTTTCGTGATTTACCAAAAACatcagttgatttttttcatcaaagg gattttgattatttttacgaTGCAATGAGGCCAGTTCTTCAAGCAGGAAGAATTTTTGGTTTAATACCAGTTTTAACAACTGATAATAATCGAGAAATGCCGATATTTAGAGTAAAATCATTGTGGACATGGTACAGCTTG GTAGCAACAGGATtagctgaaaaatataaatgtgttaACAAAACTgttataaatatgattataagcaatcaatataatattaattggtcACAAATACGTGAAATATATGCAATTTTAAGTAatcttgttaaaaaaacaGACATTGTTATTTCACCTTTAATTATATTGTCATTTTCTGCAAATCTTTACTCTATTTGCAAGCAATTCTTTTCAGGTTTTTt acTACAAGGAAATATTACATTAGGtgatgtatacttttttggatctttttgttttatattaggCAGAACAATTGCTGTTACAATATCAGCAGCTCAAATAAATACTCATAGTAAAGAATTACTgtcagtattattttattgtccaGTATCAACATTGAATGTAGAG ccaCAGTGGCTTCAAAATCAATTGGCTATTGATGAAGTTGCACTGACaggaatgaaatttttttcagtcacTCGGAAATTTATGCTGAGT gtTGTTGGTACGATTGTCACGTATGAAGTTATTTTACTTCAATTTAACAGctcaaaaaaagaataa